A single window of Narcine bancroftii isolate sNarBan1 chromosome 1, sNarBan1.hap1, whole genome shotgun sequence DNA harbors:
- the acp2 gene encoding lysosomal acid phosphatase isoform X2 translates to MAGAAAAGLRSLLCALLAFGALTPAAGRTLAFVNLVYRHGDRSPIVAYPTDPNTEKDWPQGFGQLTQIYVRSTNIDRTLMSAESNLAGLYPPQGQQIFHPGLKWQPIPVHTVPVGQDKILLFPLKNCSRYTKLVEETENTDEYKKTLMENKDFLDMLSKATGVPREQLSLEYAWSIYDTLFCEQLHHKTMPAWVTPSVMEHLRMLKEFHLQAIFGMYKQEEKSQLQGGLLVKQILQNIEQSLKVTPTLSPKLIMYSAHDTTIVALQMALNIYSQAPPYASCHMVELYKEDNGTFTVEMYYKNESSSAPYPLALPACSQSCPLDRFIEIVKGVIPDDWDKECGHTSNHFKIDLLLGLAGSFCLLVLIFLAVWQYCCNWSQHEGYQKVSSGIEGGKKMALM, encoded by the exons GTTTATCGTCATGGCGACCGATCTCCCATTGTGGCATATCCAACAGATCCAAATACAGAGAAGGATTGGCCCCAAGGTTTTGGGCAGCTTACCCAG ATTTATGTTCGGAGCACAAATATTGACAGGACTCTGATGAGTGCTGAGTCCAACCTTGCTGGCTTGTACCCTCCACAGGGGCAGCAAATTTTCCATCCCGGCCTAAAGTGGCAACCCATCCCTGTGCACACAGTGCCCGTTGGACAGGATAAG ATACTTCTGTTTCCACTGAAGAACTGCTCTCGCTACACAAAGTTGGTTGAAGAGACGGAGAATACCGATGAATACAAAAAGACACTGATGGAAAACAAG GACTTTTTGGACATGCTGTCTAAAGCCACAGGGGTTCCCAGGGAACAGTTGTCGCTGGAATATGCTTGGTCAATATATGACACCCTGTTCTGTGAG CAACTTCACCACAAAACCATGCCTGCCTGGGTGACGCCATCGGTCATGGAGCATCTgagaatgctgaaggaattcCACCTCCAGGCCATATTCGGAATGTACAAGCAAGAGGAGAAATCACAGCTCCAGGGAG GTCTGCTGGTGAAacaaattctccaaaatattGAACAGTCCTTGAAAGTGACTCCCACACTGAGCCCCAAGCTGATCATGTACTCCGCG CATGACACAACAATTGTAGCTCTTCAGATGGCTCTGAACATTTACAGCCAAGCTCCTCCGTATGCCTCCTGCCACATGGTTGAGCTGTACAAGGAGGACAACGG GACCTTTACCGTGGAGATGTACTACAAGAATGAAAGCTCTTCTGCACCCTACCCCCTTGCTCTTCCAGCCTGCTCCCAAAGTTGTCCCTTGGACAGATTCATCGAGATTGTTAAGGGAGTGATACCAGATGactgggataaggagtgtggccATACCAGTAACCACTTCAAAATAG ATCTGCTCTTGGGCCTGGCTGGGAGTTTCTGCCTTCTGGTCCTCATCTTCCTGGCTGTGTGGCAGTACTGCTGCAACTGGAGTCAACACGAGGGCTACCAGAAAGTCTCCTCAGGCATAGAAGGAGGGAAGAAGATGGCCTTAATGTGA
- the acp2 gene encoding lysosomal acid phosphatase isoform X3 → MVYRHGDRSPIVAYPTDPNTEKDWPQGFGQLTQIGMKQHYALGQYLQNRYHGFLNASYDRYEIYVRSTNIDRTLMSAESNLAGLYPPQGQQIFHPGLKWQPIPVHTVPVGQDKILLFPLKNCSRYTKLVEETENTDEYKKTLMENKDFLDMLSKATGVPREQLSLEYAWSIYDTLFCEQLHHKTMPAWVTPSVMEHLRMLKEFHLQAIFGMYKQEEKSQLQGGLLVKQILQNIEQSLKVTPTLSPKLIMYSAHDTTIVALQMALNIYSQAPPYASCHMVELYKEDNGTFTVEMYYKNESSSAPYPLALPACSQSCPLDRFIEIVKGVIPDDWDKECGHTSNHFKIDLLLGLAGSFCLLVLIFLAVWQYCCNWSQHEGYQKVSSGIEGGKKMALM, encoded by the exons GTTTATCGTCATGGCGACCGATCTCCCATTGTGGCATATCCAACAGATCCAAATACAGAGAAGGATTGGCCCCAAGGTTTTGGGCAGCTTACCCAG ATTGGGATGAAGCAACACTATGCACTGGGCCAGTATCTGCAAAATCGCTACCATGGCTTCCTCAACGCCTCTTATGACCGATACGAG ATTTATGTTCGGAGCACAAATATTGACAGGACTCTGATGAGTGCTGAGTCCAACCTTGCTGGCTTGTACCCTCCACAGGGGCAGCAAATTTTCCATCCCGGCCTAAAGTGGCAACCCATCCCTGTGCACACAGTGCCCGTTGGACAGGATAAG ATACTTCTGTTTCCACTGAAGAACTGCTCTCGCTACACAAAGTTGGTTGAAGAGACGGAGAATACCGATGAATACAAAAAGACACTGATGGAAAACAAG GACTTTTTGGACATGCTGTCTAAAGCCACAGGGGTTCCCAGGGAACAGTTGTCGCTGGAATATGCTTGGTCAATATATGACACCCTGTTCTGTGAG CAACTTCACCACAAAACCATGCCTGCCTGGGTGACGCCATCGGTCATGGAGCATCTgagaatgctgaaggaattcCACCTCCAGGCCATATTCGGAATGTACAAGCAAGAGGAGAAATCACAGCTCCAGGGAG GTCTGCTGGTGAAacaaattctccaaaatattGAACAGTCCTTGAAAGTGACTCCCACACTGAGCCCCAAGCTGATCATGTACTCCGCG CATGACACAACAATTGTAGCTCTTCAGATGGCTCTGAACATTTACAGCCAAGCTCCTCCGTATGCCTCCTGCCACATGGTTGAGCTGTACAAGGAGGACAACGG GACCTTTACCGTGGAGATGTACTACAAGAATGAAAGCTCTTCTGCACCCTACCCCCTTGCTCTTCCAGCCTGCTCCCAAAGTTGTCCCTTGGACAGATTCATCGAGATTGTTAAGGGAGTGATACCAGATGactgggataaggagtgtggccATACCAGTAACCACTTCAAAATAG ATCTGCTCTTGGGCCTGGCTGGGAGTTTCTGCCTTCTGGTCCTCATCTTCCTGGCTGTGTGGCAGTACTGCTGCAACTGGAGTCAACACGAGGGCTACCAGAAAGTCTCCTCAGGCATAGAAGGAGGGAAGAAGATGGCCTTAATGTGA
- the acp2 gene encoding lysosomal acid phosphatase isoform X4, whose amino-acid sequence MAGAAAAGLRSLLCALLAFGALTPAAGRTLAFVNLVYRHGDRSPIVAYPTDPNTEKDWPQGFGQLTQILLFPLKNCSRYTKLVEETENTDEYKKTLMENKDFLDMLSKATGVPREQLSLEYAWSIYDTLFCEQLHHKTMPAWVTPSVMEHLRMLKEFHLQAIFGMYKQEEKSQLQGGLLVKQILQNIEQSLKVTPTLSPKLIMYSAHDTTIVALQMALNIYSQAPPYASCHMVELYKEDNGTFTVEMYYKNESSSAPYPLALPACSQSCPLDRFIEIVKGVIPDDWDKECGHTSNHFKIDLLLGLAGSFCLLVLIFLAVWQYCCNWSQHEGYQKVSSGIEGGKKMALM is encoded by the exons GTTTATCGTCATGGCGACCGATCTCCCATTGTGGCATATCCAACAGATCCAAATACAGAGAAGGATTGGCCCCAAGGTTTTGGGCAGCTTACCCAG ATACTTCTGTTTCCACTGAAGAACTGCTCTCGCTACACAAAGTTGGTTGAAGAGACGGAGAATACCGATGAATACAAAAAGACACTGATGGAAAACAAG GACTTTTTGGACATGCTGTCTAAAGCCACAGGGGTTCCCAGGGAACAGTTGTCGCTGGAATATGCTTGGTCAATATATGACACCCTGTTCTGTGAG CAACTTCACCACAAAACCATGCCTGCCTGGGTGACGCCATCGGTCATGGAGCATCTgagaatgctgaaggaattcCACCTCCAGGCCATATTCGGAATGTACAAGCAAGAGGAGAAATCACAGCTCCAGGGAG GTCTGCTGGTGAAacaaattctccaaaatattGAACAGTCCTTGAAAGTGACTCCCACACTGAGCCCCAAGCTGATCATGTACTCCGCG CATGACACAACAATTGTAGCTCTTCAGATGGCTCTGAACATTTACAGCCAAGCTCCTCCGTATGCCTCCTGCCACATGGTTGAGCTGTACAAGGAGGACAACGG GACCTTTACCGTGGAGATGTACTACAAGAATGAAAGCTCTTCTGCACCCTACCCCCTTGCTCTTCCAGCCTGCTCCCAAAGTTGTCCCTTGGACAGATTCATCGAGATTGTTAAGGGAGTGATACCAGATGactgggataaggagtgtggccATACCAGTAACCACTTCAAAATAG ATCTGCTCTTGGGCCTGGCTGGGAGTTTCTGCCTTCTGGTCCTCATCTTCCTGGCTGTGTGGCAGTACTGCTGCAACTGGAGTCAACACGAGGGCTACCAGAAAGTCTCCTCAGGCATAGAAGGAGGGAAGAAGATGGCCTTAATGTGA
- the acp2 gene encoding lysosomal acid phosphatase isoform X1 codes for MAGAAAAGLRSLLCALLAFGALTPAAGRTLAFVNLVYRHGDRSPIVAYPTDPNTEKDWPQGFGQLTQIGMKQHYALGQYLQNRYHGFLNASYDRYEIYVRSTNIDRTLMSAESNLAGLYPPQGQQIFHPGLKWQPIPVHTVPVGQDKILLFPLKNCSRYTKLVEETENTDEYKKTLMENKDFLDMLSKATGVPREQLSLEYAWSIYDTLFCEQLHHKTMPAWVTPSVMEHLRMLKEFHLQAIFGMYKQEEKSQLQGGLLVKQILQNIEQSLKVTPTLSPKLIMYSAHDTTIVALQMALNIYSQAPPYASCHMVELYKEDNGTFTVEMYYKNESSSAPYPLALPACSQSCPLDRFIEIVKGVIPDDWDKECGHTSNHFKIDLLLGLAGSFCLLVLIFLAVWQYCCNWSQHEGYQKVSSGIEGGKKMALM; via the exons GTTTATCGTCATGGCGACCGATCTCCCATTGTGGCATATCCAACAGATCCAAATACAGAGAAGGATTGGCCCCAAGGTTTTGGGCAGCTTACCCAG ATTGGGATGAAGCAACACTATGCACTGGGCCAGTATCTGCAAAATCGCTACCATGGCTTCCTCAACGCCTCTTATGACCGATACGAG ATTTATGTTCGGAGCACAAATATTGACAGGACTCTGATGAGTGCTGAGTCCAACCTTGCTGGCTTGTACCCTCCACAGGGGCAGCAAATTTTCCATCCCGGCCTAAAGTGGCAACCCATCCCTGTGCACACAGTGCCCGTTGGACAGGATAAG ATACTTCTGTTTCCACTGAAGAACTGCTCTCGCTACACAAAGTTGGTTGAAGAGACGGAGAATACCGATGAATACAAAAAGACACTGATGGAAAACAAG GACTTTTTGGACATGCTGTCTAAAGCCACAGGGGTTCCCAGGGAACAGTTGTCGCTGGAATATGCTTGGTCAATATATGACACCCTGTTCTGTGAG CAACTTCACCACAAAACCATGCCTGCCTGGGTGACGCCATCGGTCATGGAGCATCTgagaatgctgaaggaattcCACCTCCAGGCCATATTCGGAATGTACAAGCAAGAGGAGAAATCACAGCTCCAGGGAG GTCTGCTGGTGAAacaaattctccaaaatattGAACAGTCCTTGAAAGTGACTCCCACACTGAGCCCCAAGCTGATCATGTACTCCGCG CATGACACAACAATTGTAGCTCTTCAGATGGCTCTGAACATTTACAGCCAAGCTCCTCCGTATGCCTCCTGCCACATGGTTGAGCTGTACAAGGAGGACAACGG GACCTTTACCGTGGAGATGTACTACAAGAATGAAAGCTCTTCTGCACCCTACCCCCTTGCTCTTCCAGCCTGCTCCCAAAGTTGTCCCTTGGACAGATTCATCGAGATTGTTAAGGGAGTGATACCAGATGactgggataaggagtgtggccATACCAGTAACCACTTCAAAATAG ATCTGCTCTTGGGCCTGGCTGGGAGTTTCTGCCTTCTGGTCCTCATCTTCCTGGCTGTGTGGCAGTACTGCTGCAACTGGAGTCAACACGAGGGCTACCAGAAAGTCTCCTCAGGCATAGAAGGAGGGAAGAAGATGGCCTTAATGTGA